One segment of Desmodus rotundus isolate HL8 chromosome 6, HLdesRot8A.1, whole genome shotgun sequence DNA contains the following:
- the FEZF1 gene encoding fez family zinc finger protein 1, which produces MDSSCHNATAKMLATAPARGNMMSASKPLAFSIERIMARTPEPKALPVPHFLQGVAPKGDSKHSLHLNSSIPCMIPFVPVAYDTSPKTGMTGSEPRKASLEAPTASAAAPAAPAFSCSDLLNCALSLKGDLARDALPLQQYKLVRPRVVNHSSFHAMGALCYLNRGDGPCHSAAGVNIHPVASYFLSSPLHPQPKTYLAERNKLVVPAVEKYPSGVAFKDLSPTRLQQYMKESAQLLSEKIAFKTSDFSRGSPNTKPKVFTCEVCGKVFNAHYNLTRHMPVHTGARPFVCKVCGKGFRQASTLCRHKIIHTQEKPHKCNQCGKAFNRSSTLNTHTRIHAGYKPFICEFCGKGFHQKGNYKNHKLTHSGEKQFKCSICNKAFHQVYNLTFHMHTHNDKKPFTCPTCGKGFCRNFDLKKHVRKLHDSSVGGARPAAWEQGADQQPALQQPTPPATLQPLPSQLPPPGPLQPGLHPSHQ; this is translated from the exons ATGGACAGTAGCTGCCACAACGCGACGGCCAAAATGTTAGCGACTGCTCCAGCCCGGGGCAACATGATGAGCGCCTCCAAACCCTTGGCTTTTTCCATCGAGCGAATCATGGCGCGCACCCCCGAGCCCAAGGCCCTGCCAGTCCCCCACTTCCTTCAGGGAGTCGCGCCCAAGGGGGACTCCAAGCACTCTCTGCATCTTAACTCGTCGATCCCCTGCATGATCCCCTTCGTGCCTGTGGCGTACGACACGAGCCCCAAAACTGGAATGACGGGCTCCGAGCCACGGAAGGCGAGTCTGGAGGCTCCCACGGCCTCTGCAGCGGCACCCGCAGCGCCCGCGTTTAGCTGCAGCGACCTGCTGAACTGCGCACTGAGTCTCAAGGGCGACCTGGCCCGCGACGCGCTGCCCCTGCAGCAGTACAAGCTGGTAAGGCCGCGCGTGGTCAACCATTCTTCCTTCCACGCCATGGGAGCCCTGTGCTACCTGAATCGAGGTGACGGGCCGTGCCACTCGGCGGCGGGCGTTAACATCCACCCGGTGGCCTCCTATTTCCTCAGTTCCCCTTTGCACCCGCAGCCAAAAACGTATTTAGCGGAAAGGAATAAACTGGTGGTTCCGGCGGTGGAGAAGTATCCCTCCGGAGTAGCTTTCAAAGACTTGTCCCCGACTAGGTTGCAGCAGTACATGAAAGAAAGCGCCCAGCTCCTGTCGGAAAAAATCgccttcaaaacctctgacttcAGCCGAGGCTCTCCTAATACCAAACCCAAAGTTTTCACTTGCGAAGTGTGTGGAAAG GTCTTTAACGCGCACTATAACTTAACCCGTCACATGCCGGTGCACACAGGAGCCAGACCCTTCGTTTGCAAAGTGTGTGGAAAGGGGTTCCGGCAAGCCAGCACTCTGTGCAGGCACAAGATCATTCACACCCAG GAAAAACCTCATAAATGTAACCAGTGTGGCAAAGCATTTAACCGAAGTTCCACTTTAAACACGCATACCCGAATACATGCAGGCTACAAACCGTTTATATGTGAATTCTGTGGCAAAGGATTTCATCAAAAAG GGAATTACAAAAACCACAAGCTGACCCACAGCGGGGAGAAGCAGTTCAAGTGCAGTATCTGCAACAAGGCTTTCCACCAGGTGTACAACCTCACCTTCCACATGCACACCCACAACGACAAGAAGCCCTTCACCTGCCCCACCTGCGGCAAAGGGTTTTGCAGGAACTTTGACCTCAAGAAGCACGTCCGCAAGCTGCACGACAGCAGTGTAGGGGGAGCccgcccggctgcctgggagcagggcGCAGACCAGCAGCCGGCTCTCCAGCAGCCTACGCCCCCCGCGACGCTGCAGCCTCTGCCATCTCAGCTGCCGCCTCCTGGACCCCTGCAGCCCGGGCTTCATCCGAGCCACCAGTGA